In a genomic window of Tissierella sp. Yu-01:
- the dctP gene encoding TRAP transporter substrate-binding protein DctP encodes MKKLKVLCMVLVLSLLSGCGSSGNVTESSTDGKMKWKLAHIRPEGTRTDDSARWLSEQLSEKTDGRIEIEIYPNSELGDYAVVQERIGLGDVELQLASVGYNVDRTLAVQVAPYIVTDWDIAKELYNIEDGLIANYVADRLEQQNIKLLAVYPQYFGAVVLAKEPADPYNPDAAKGLKIRVPSSKSWDELGRGLGFQTTPLPSSEIFTSIQTGVVDGAIGAGTEGYYTQYKELINYVMPIKTHFECHWLYMNKDLYDGLSDKDRSALDELAKELEAAAFKQAEEEDVKYDQLFKDEGTTVYGFTDEQIEVYSNKIRSEVWPELEKEFGKEIFDQIKDAIGYK; translated from the coding sequence ATGAAAAAGCTAAAGGTTTTATGTATGGTTTTAGTATTATCTTTACTATCTGGGTGTGGAAGCTCAGGAAATGTAACTGAATCCAGTACTGATGGTAAAATGAAATGGAAATTAGCACATATTCGTCCTGAAGGAACAAGAACAGATGATAGCGCGAGATGGTTATCTGAGCAGTTAAGTGAAAAGACAGATGGAAGAATTGAAATCGAAATATATCCGAACTCTGAGTTAGGGGACTACGCTGTTGTACAAGAGAGAATTGGATTAGGAGATGTTGAATTACAATTAGCCTCCGTAGGCTATAATGTTGATAGAACCTTAGCTGTACAAGTTGCTCCGTATATAGTTACTGATTGGGATATAGCTAAAGAGTTATATAATATTGAAGATGGTCTTATTGCTAACTATGTAGCAGATAGATTAGAACAACAAAATATTAAACTTCTTGCAGTTTACCCGCAATATTTTGGTGCAGTGGTACTGGCAAAAGAACCAGCTGATCCATATAATCCTGATGCTGCAAAAGGTTTGAAAATTAGAGTTCCATCTTCAAAGTCATGGGATGAATTAGGAAGAGGGTTAGGATTTCAAACAACTCCATTACCATCTTCAGAAATATTTACATCAATCCAAACAGGTGTTGTAGATGGTGCTATTGGCGCAGGTACAGAGGGATATTATACACAATATAAAGAGTTAATAAACTATGTTATGCCAATTAAAACACATTTTGAATGTCACTGGTTATATATGAATAAAGATTTATATGACGGCTTATCTGATAAAGATAGAAGTGCTCTTGATGAATTAGCTAAAGAATTAGAAGCGGCTGCTTTTAAACAAGCTGAAGAAGAAGATGTTAAATACGATCAATTATTTAAAGATGAAGGCACAACAGTTTACGGTTTTACTGATGAACAAATAGAAGTTTATTCAAATAAGATTAGATCTGAAGTCTGGCCTGAATTAGAGAAAGAGTTCGGAAAAGAAATATTTGATCAAATAAAAGATGCTATTGGCTATAAATAA
- a CDS encoding UxaA family hydrolase, giving the protein MMKTGLLVDSLDNVAVATTAVQQGEEIKVGDETIVANQGIPVGHKIAIKNINKEEYVYKYGVPIGQTIVDVSKGDYMHTHNIIDITEELCKSYIDDFMKEGVENE; this is encoded by the coding sequence ATGATGAAGACAGGATTATTAGTCGACTCTTTAGATAATGTTGCAGTCGCTACTACGGCTGTGCAACAAGGGGAAGAAATAAAAGTTGGGGATGAAACTATAGTTGCTAACCAGGGAATACCAGTTGGGCACAAGATAGCTATTAAGAATATTAATAAGGAAGAATATGTTTATAAATACGGTGTACCGATTGGACAAACTATTGTGGATGTTAGTAAAGGGGATTATATGCATACACACAATATAATTGATATCACTGAGGAATTGTGTAAAAGTTATATCGATGACTTTATGAAGGAGGGAGTAGAGAATGAATAG
- a CDS encoding UxaA family hydrolase encodes MNSFNGYPRPDGTVGIRNYILVASTVQCANNVAIRIAEKTNAVPVVHDFGCMEFEENSNRTELGLIKACENPNVYGVILVGLGCEQIDINTLYNHVKTLNKPVSKVLIQEEGGPKQAIAKGVEYVNKFEEDAKHEKRNTFGMDKLVVGVQCGGSDWTTALAGNTVIGAMTDLIVKHGGSVLMSEVVGFPGSEHVVANRAVSKKVGVEILDMVTELREDYIKQYGQTIEEVNPTPGNKAGGITTLVEKSMGNIKKMGSVPVQGIIQVGEKIPHPGLWVLDCRAQGPDSFVTTAFAMAGAQITAFSTGRGSPLGNAVMPLVKITGNPESFKSLNGIMDFNAGRAILGEDINKVGEDLYEKIIEVASGSKTKSEDNLNFDYTIPRDIR; translated from the coding sequence ATGAATAGTTTTAATGGTTATCCAAGACCAGATGGAACAGTTGGTATAAGAAACTATATATTAGTAGCATCTACAGTACAATGCGCTAATAATGTTGCGATACGTATAGCTGAAAAAACAAATGCTGTACCAGTTGTTCATGATTTTGGATGTATGGAGTTTGAGGAAAATTCCAATAGGACAGAGCTAGGCCTAATAAAAGCATGTGAAAATCCTAATGTATATGGTGTTATTTTAGTAGGATTGGGATGTGAACAGATAGATATAAATACATTGTATAATCATGTAAAAACACTTAACAAACCTGTTAGCAAAGTTTTAATTCAAGAAGAGGGTGGACCCAAACAAGCAATTGCAAAAGGAGTAGAATATGTAAACAAATTCGAAGAAGATGCAAAGCATGAAAAAAGAAATACATTTGGTATGGACAAGCTTGTTGTAGGTGTACAATGTGGTGGCTCAGACTGGACAACAGCTCTTGCAGGTAACACTGTTATTGGAGCTATGACAGATTTGATTGTTAAACATGGTGGCTCTGTTTTAATGTCTGAGGTTGTAGGCTTCCCTGGAAGTGAGCATGTTGTAGCTAATAGAGCCGTAAGTAAAAAGGTGGGTGTTGAAATATTAGATATGGTTACTGAATTAAGAGAAGATTACATTAAGCAATATGGGCAGACTATTGAAGAAGTCAATCCTACACCAGGAAATAAGGCTGGTGGAATTACTACATTAGTTGAAAAGTCCATGGGTAATATCAAGAAAATGGGCTCGGTGCCAGTACAAGGAATTATTCAAGTGGGTGAGAAAATACCTCATCCAGGATTATGGGTTTTAGATTGTAGAGCACAGGGCCCTGATTCTTTTGTGACAACAGCTTTTGCTATGGCTGGGGCTCAAATAACAGCTTTCAGTACAGGTAGAGGTTCACCACTTGGAAATGCAGTTATGCCACTAGTAAAAATAACAGGAAATCCTGAAAGCTTTAAATCTTTAAATGGAATAATGGACTTTAATGCGGGGCGAGCGATACTTGGAGAAGATATTAATAAAGTTGGAGAAGATCT